One genomic window of Octopus bimaculoides isolate UCB-OBI-ISO-001 chromosome 2, ASM119413v2, whole genome shotgun sequence includes the following:
- the LOC106875731 gene encoding uncharacterized protein LOC106875731 has translation MVKILKAYDIPPRILRAISKLYEDTGAKVITLDGETENFEIKDNALAPYLFAVVRDYAMCRTCVGKEELRFKLLMQRSRQHQAVTVTDLDYADDLALLTERTDQAQEVLSRLEQESGKVGLYCNANETELQVFNHEMPASVKVRDGKSLKVVENFKYLGAWTQSTENDIVAREALAWSACHKSRKVWSSKLARKLKVRLFLATVESVLL, from the coding sequence ATGGTGAAGATACTTAAGGCATATGATATTCCACCAAGAATTCTGAGAGCGATAAGTAAGCTATATGAGGACACCGGAGCGAAAGTGATCACTCTTGATGGAGAGACGGAAAACTTTGAAATCAAAGACAACGCGCTAGCACCTTATCTCTTCGCCGTCGTTCGTGACTATGCAATGTGTAGAACGTGTGTAGGCAAGGAAGAACTGAGATTCAAACTGCTTATGCAAAGAAGTAGACAGCACCAAGCAGTAACAGTAACTGACCTAGACTATGCTGATGACTTGGCATTACTAACAGAGAGGACAGATCAGGCACAAGAGGTGCTGAGCAGATTAGAGCAGGAATCGGGGAAGGTAGGATTGTACTGTAATGCAAACGAAACAGAGCTGCAAGTATTCAACCACGAAATGCCTGCgtcagtgaaagtgagagacGGTAAGTCACTGAAGGtagttgaaaatttcaaataccttGGTGCGTGGACACAAAGTACAGAAAATGACATCGTAGCAAGGGAAGCTCTTGCCTGGAGCGCATGCCATAAATCGAGAAAGGTATGGAGTTCAAAGTTAGCAAGGAAATTGAAAGTGAGGCTGTTTCTGGCAACAGTGGAGTCTGTTCTTCTATAA